In the genome of Nocardia sp. NBC_00416, one region contains:
- a CDS encoding sterol carrier family protein: MARRTEIDPGVVRAAVTAVRDWLLDETHPAPTRAELAAAVRGTARALAATAPGHSVEVRVPPFVAVQCVEGPRHTRGTPPNVVETDPRTWLLLATGLRDFATAVAAGAVDASGSRAAEITRWLPLVPVRPGPD, translated from the coding sequence ATGGCGCGACGGACCGAAATCGACCCGGGCGTGGTGCGCGCGGCGGTGACCGCGGTGCGCGACTGGCTGCTCGACGAAACCCATCCGGCTCCGACACGCGCCGAGCTGGCCGCGGCGGTGCGTGGCACGGCCCGGGCTCTCGCGGCCACGGCACCCGGACATTCCGTCGAGGTACGGGTTCCGCCGTTCGTCGCCGTGCAATGTGTCGAAGGTCCCCGGCACACTCGCGGCACACCGCCGAATGTCGTGGAAACCGATCCACGGACCTGGCTGCTGCTCGCGACCGGCCTGCGTGATTTCGCGACGGCCGTCGCCGCGGGCGCCGTGGACGCCTCCGGCAGCCGGGCCGCGGAGATCACCCGCTGGCTGCCGCTGGTCCCGGTCCGGCCCGGCCCGGATTGA
- a CDS encoding aminodeoxychorismate lyase — protein MVDRVLVTLDGEVRDADQPLLYADDIGVLRGDGIFETALVRGGTVCALDFHLARLRRSAQALDLPEPDLARWRNAIETAAKEWGSEEEGVMRLVLTRGRESALGNPNAAVRSGELSEAVPVPTTFVMVTGLHERVAAARSEGVAVVTLTRGISIDLAQAAPWQLLGAKTLSYATNMAALRFAARMGADDVIFTSTEHRVLEGPRSSVVIARGKQLITPPAKNGVLPGITQRALFAQAERKGYDCRYEPLFSADLFDCDSIWMLSSVTLAARVNSLDGVRMSATDSAAEIVDMVDRGIERTGTIADW, from the coding sequence ATGGTGGATCGAGTTCTTGTAACACTCGACGGCGAAGTCCGCGACGCGGACCAGCCGTTGTTGTATGCCGACGATATCGGTGTCCTGCGCGGCGACGGGATTTTCGAGACGGCACTGGTCCGCGGCGGCACCGTCTGCGCGCTCGATTTCCATCTGGCGCGGCTACGGCGCTCCGCGCAAGCGCTCGATCTACCCGAACCCGATCTGGCCCGGTGGCGCAACGCGATCGAGACCGCGGCCAAGGAATGGGGCTCCGAGGAGGAGGGGGTCATGCGCCTGGTGCTGACCCGCGGCCGGGAGAGCGCGCTCGGCAACCCCAATGCGGCGGTGCGTTCCGGTGAGCTGTCCGAGGCGGTTCCGGTGCCCACGACCTTCGTCATGGTCACCGGACTGCACGAGAGAGTGGCCGCGGCGAGATCCGAGGGCGTCGCGGTGGTCACCTTGACCCGTGGGATCTCGATCGATCTCGCGCAGGCGGCGCCCTGGCAACTGCTCGGTGCGAAAACCCTTTCCTACGCGACCAATATGGCCGCGCTGCGCTTCGCGGCCCGGATGGGCGCCGATGACGTCATCTTCACCAGTACCGAGCATCGGGTTCTCGAGGGGCCGCGCTCGTCGGTGGTGATCGCCCGGGGCAAGCAGCTGATCACCCCGCCGGCGAAAAACGGCGTGCTGCCGGGTATTACGCAGCGGGCGTTGTTCGCCCAGGCCGAACGCAAGGGGTACGACTGCCGTTACGAACCGCTGTTCTCCGCGGACCTGTTCGACTGCGACAGCATCTGGATGCTCAGCAGTGTGACGCTCGCCGCACGGGTGAATTCGCTGGACGGCGTAAGGATGTCGGCGACGGACTCGGCCGCCGAGATCGTCGACATGGTCGATCGGGGCATCGAAAGGACCGGGACCATCGCCGATTGGTGA
- the ygfZ gene encoding CAF17-like 4Fe-4S cluster assembly/insertion protein YgfZ encodes MSVLAAPSPVLAVPGAVAAPPGSPDAAVAWHYGDPLGEQRAAAERVAIVDRSHRFVLTVTGAERLSWLHTITSQHIAELGDGRSAENLDLDLNGRVQHHFVLTELDATVWIDTEGDRGPGLLDFLSKMVFWADAQPRVADYAVLSILGPRAHTLIGVLGADRLPDTYEAVAVPGGGFLRRMPWPTADSFDLILPRDQLMARWNELTAAGAEPAGSWAYEALRVAAGRPRIGLDTDDRTIPHEVNWIGGPAEYGAVHLDKGCYRGQETVARVHNLGKPPRRLVLLHLDGSADDRPVAGDQVTAGTRAVGVLGTSIDHYELGPIALALIKRSVPADTQLTVGATAAAIDPDSVIDDNTPQAGRRAIERLRGR; translated from the coding sequence GTGTCCGTGCTCGCCGCACCCAGTCCTGTCCTCGCTGTACCGGGAGCCGTCGCTGCCCCGCCCGGCTCGCCGGACGCCGCGGTCGCCTGGCATTACGGCGATCCGCTCGGTGAGCAGCGCGCCGCCGCCGAACGGGTCGCGATCGTGGACCGCTCCCACCGCTTCGTGCTCACTGTCACCGGAGCCGAACGGCTCAGCTGGTTGCACACCATCACCAGTCAGCACATCGCCGAACTGGGCGACGGCCGCTCCGCGGAGAACCTGGACCTCGATCTCAACGGCCGGGTCCAGCACCATTTCGTCCTCACCGAGCTCGACGCGACCGTCTGGATCGATACAGAGGGCGACCGTGGCCCCGGCCTGCTGGACTTCCTGTCCAAAATGGTGTTCTGGGCCGACGCACAGCCGCGGGTGGCCGACTACGCGGTGCTGAGCATTCTGGGTCCGCGCGCGCACACGCTCATCGGTGTCCTCGGCGCCGACCGGCTGCCCGACACGTATGAGGCCGTGGCCGTGCCGGGCGGCGGATTCCTCCGCCGGATGCCCTGGCCGACCGCCGACTCCTTCGATCTGATCCTCCCCCGCGACCAGCTGATGGCGCGCTGGAACGAACTCACCGCCGCCGGCGCCGAACCGGCCGGATCGTGGGCGTACGAAGCCCTGCGGGTGGCGGCCGGACGCCCTCGGATCGGCCTCGACACCGACGACCGCACCATTCCGCACGAAGTGAACTGGATCGGCGGCCCCGCCGAATACGGCGCCGTGCACCTGGACAAAGGCTGCTATCGCGGTCAGGAGACCGTCGCCCGGGTGCACAACCTCGGTAAACCGCCACGGCGGCTGGTGCTGCTGCATCTGGACGGCTCGGCCGACGACCGGCCCGTCGCGGGCGACCAGGTCACCGCGGGCACACGCGCGGTGGGCGTACTCGGGACGTCGATCGACCACTACGAGCTCGGTCCGATCGCGCTCGCGCTCATCAAACGATCCGTCCCCGCCGACACCCAGCTCACCGTGGGAGCCACGGCCGCCGCCATCGATCCCGATTCGGTGATCGACGACAACACTCCGCAGGCCGGGCGCCGCGCGATCGAACGGCTCCGGGGCCGCTGA